A window of Cydia pomonella isolate Wapato2018A chromosome 22, ilCydPomo1, whole genome shotgun sequence contains these coding sequences:
- the LOC133529954 gene encoding uncharacterized protein LOC133529954 isoform X2 (The sequence of the model RefSeq protein was modified relative to this genomic sequence to represent the inferred CDS: added 21 bases not found in genome assembly) — protein sequence MDPNFQQALEEPNNERTILDYLNDDCWRAVLNYVPVRDMICTERTSREWQRTMLLYLSTVRISIGKWWNKNKNDHNFVVITKDADFSSFELWSKKLGHTVVAFEKYCGDTEECMVLRNNCSNLELTNVSMLQEQRSPNTEEYFPELQRICFESCDSATDDCLSSFITSRNLEELEILINNLMTGRCLNSIKSTKLKSLVFRNCKYLGFEPLMSIADRLGGLTKFVLARSRRRMHDQIYLLLNKMPKLEYLTIQITDGAHLDEQELDSIAFYEVVSRLAHLKHLSSNFVVWEGYLEQVTQGCKELETLKLVCNGVTGDSLQAVYRNIGERLKCLYLFQSHLTADDYEECIYACPNLTRLSVSGDLKLVITRVGEARRQICPDKRLQLVCEDCGSEDWDTNEFADVLDFKVANNYDSDGVEDSY from the exons GCATTAGAAGAACCCAATAATGAACGGACAATACTGGACTACCTCAATGATGACTGCTGGCGAGCAGTGCTGAACTATGTGCCCGTCCGAGACATGATATGCACGGAACGAACCAGCCGGGAGTGGCAGAGGACGATGCTCCTGTACTTAtcca CTGTCCGAATCAGCATAGGCAAGTGGtggaacaaaaacaaaaatgatcATAATTTTGTGGTCATAACAAAAGATGCAGATTTCTCATCCTTTGAGCTCTGGTCTAAAAAACTGGGACATACAGTTGTGGCCTTCGAGAAATACTGCGGAGATACCGAGGAGTGTATGGTCCTCAGAAATAACTGCTCTAATTTAGAG CTTACAAATGTGTCGATGTTACAAGAACAGAGGTCTCCAAATACAGAAGAATACTTCCCTGAACTGCAACGGATTTGTTTTGAATCATGTGAC AGTGCAACAGACGATTGCCTCAGCTCTTTCATAACGAGCAGGAACCTAGAGGAACTGGAAATCTTAATCAACAATCTCATGACGGGCCGATGCTTGAACAGTATCAAATCAACCAAATTGAAGTCGCTCGTCTTTAGGAACTGCAAGTATTTGGGGTTTGAGCCCTTGATGTCCATCGCTGATCGTCTTGGAGGGCTGACTAAGTTCGTGCTAGCAAGATCACGCAG GAGAATGCACGATCAAATTTATCTGCTACTGAACAAGATGCCCAAATTAGAGTATCTTACCATTCAAATAACTGATGGCGCTCATCTTGACGAGCAGGAACTTGATAGCATCGCCTTTTATGAGGTTGTGTCTCGCCTCGCCCACTTGAAGCACCTCAGTTCTAACTTTGTGGTCTGGGAGGGATATTTAGAACAAGTGACACAGGGTTGTAAGGAGTTGGAAACATTGAAATTAGTCTGCAATG GTGTGACGGGCGACAGTCTACAGGCGGTGTATCGTAATATTGGTGAACGCCTGAAATGCCTCTACCTTTTCCAAAGCCACCTGACTGCCGATGATTACGAGGAGTGCATATACGCCTGCCCTAACCTCACG CGGCTAAGTGTTAGCGGGGACTTGAAATTAGTAATAACCCGAGTAGGGGAGGCGCGAAGGCAAATCTGCCCTGACAAGCGCCTTCAACTTGTCTGCGAGGACTGCGGCTCTGAAGATTGGGACACTAACGAATTTGCG GATGTCCTCGATTTTAAAGTGGCCAACAATTACGACAGCGATGGGGTTGAAGATTCATATTAA
- the LOC133529954 gene encoding uncharacterized protein LOC133529954 isoform X1 (The sequence of the model RefSeq protein was modified relative to this genomic sequence to represent the inferred CDS: added 21 bases not found in genome assembly): MDPNFQQALEEPNNERTILDYLNDDCWRAVLNYVPVRDMICTERTSREWQRTMLLYLSTVRISIGKWWNKNKNDHNFVVITKDADFSSFELWSKKLGHTVVAFEKYCGDTEECMVLRNNCSNLEVLKLTNVSMLQEQRSPNTEEYFPELQRICFESCDSATDDCLSSFITSRNLEELEILINNLMTGRCLNSIKSTKLKSLVFRNCKYLGFEPLMSIADRLGGLTKFVLARSRRRMHDQIYLLLNKMPKLEYLTIQITDGAHLDEQELDSIAFYEVVSRLAHLKHLSSNFVVWEGYLEQVTQGCKELETLKLVCNGVTGDSLQAVYRNIGERLKCLYLFQSHLTADDYEECIYACPNLTRLSVSGDLKLVITRVGEARRQICPDKRLQLVCEDCGSEDWDTNEFADVLDFKVANNYDSDGVEDSY, translated from the exons GCATTAGAAGAACCCAATAATGAACGGACAATACTGGACTACCTCAATGATGACTGCTGGCGAGCAGTGCTGAACTATGTGCCCGTCCGAGACATGATATGCACGGAACGAACCAGCCGGGAGTGGCAGAGGACGATGCTCCTGTACTTAtcca CTGTCCGAATCAGCATAGGCAAGTGGtggaacaaaaacaaaaatgatcATAATTTTGTGGTCATAACAAAAGATGCAGATTTCTCATCCTTTGAGCTCTGGTCTAAAAAACTGGGACATACAGTTGTGGCCTTCGAGAAATACTGCGGAGATACCGAGGAGTGTATGGTCCTCAGAAATAACTGCTCTAATTTAGAGGTCCTTAag CTTACAAATGTGTCGATGTTACAAGAACAGAGGTCTCCAAATACAGAAGAATACTTCCCTGAACTGCAACGGATTTGTTTTGAATCATGTGAC AGTGCAACAGACGATTGCCTCAGCTCTTTCATAACGAGCAGGAACCTAGAGGAACTGGAAATCTTAATCAACAATCTCATGACGGGCCGATGCTTGAACAGTATCAAATCAACCAAATTGAAGTCGCTCGTCTTTAGGAACTGCAAGTATTTGGGGTTTGAGCCCTTGATGTCCATCGCTGATCGTCTTGGAGGGCTGACTAAGTTCGTGCTAGCAAGATCACGCAG GAGAATGCACGATCAAATTTATCTGCTACTGAACAAGATGCCCAAATTAGAGTATCTTACCATTCAAATAACTGATGGCGCTCATCTTGACGAGCAGGAACTTGATAGCATCGCCTTTTATGAGGTTGTGTCTCGCCTCGCCCACTTGAAGCACCTCAGTTCTAACTTTGTGGTCTGGGAGGGATATTTAGAACAAGTGACACAGGGTTGTAAGGAGTTGGAAACATTGAAATTAGTCTGCAATG GTGTGACGGGCGACAGTCTACAGGCGGTGTATCGTAATATTGGTGAACGCCTGAAATGCCTCTACCTTTTCCAAAGCCACCTGACTGCCGATGATTACGAGGAGTGCATATACGCCTGCCCTAACCTCACG CGGCTAAGTGTTAGCGGGGACTTGAAATTAGTAATAACCCGAGTAGGGGAGGCGCGAAGGCAAATCTGCCCTGACAAGCGCCTTCAACTTGTCTGCGAGGACTGCGGCTCTGAAGATTGGGACACTAACGAATTTGCG GATGTCCTCGATTTTAAAGTGGCCAACAATTACGACAGCGATGGGGTTGAAGATTCATATTAA
- the LOC133529955 gene encoding uncharacterized protein LOC133529955 has translation MTGQCLVNIKCTNLKSLVLRSCRRLQLATLESIADRLGGLKKFVLARTRSRIRDRIPLLLAKMPNLEYLTIRVTTPANETDEKNVSNVFYGAVSRLLDLKHLNSNFLAWDEHVERVTRRCEDLETLKLFCEDVTGRGLEAICRNIGTRLKNLQLLHSSVTNEDVVNCIRSCPNLTWLRVGGDLESVLRPAVEAREDMYPDAPENSLVLITEGCSTDLGDEEYDGEFDDLFSSSIDIRSDDDSAIDSEGALDYL, from the exons ATGACTGGCCAATGTTTGGTTAACATCAAATGTACCAATTTAAAGTCCCTCGTGCTTAGAAGTTGTCGTCGCTTGCAATTGGCGACGCTGGAGTCTATTGCAGACCGTCTTGGTGGGTTGAAGAAATTTGTGCTGGCCAGAACGCGCAG CCGAATACGCGATAGAATTCCCCTACTACTGGCCAAGATGCCCAATTTAGAGTATCTTACCATTCGAGTAACTACTCCAGCCAATGAAACCGACGAAAAAAATGTCAGTAATGTTTTCTACGGGGCCGTGTCTCGTCTGCTGGACTTGAAACACTTGAATTCGAACTTTCTTGCCTGGGACGAGCATGTGGAACGAGTGACGCGGCGCTGCGAAGATTTGGAAACCTTGAAATTGTTTTGTGAGG ATGTCACGGGGCGCGGCCTGGAGGCAATATGCAGAAACATTGGTACACGGCTGAAAAACCTTCAGCTGTTACATAGTAGTGTCACTAATGAAGATGTCGTCAACTGCATTAGAAGCTGTCCCAATCTAACG TGGCTAAGGGTGGGCGGTGACTTGGAGTCCGTGTTGAGACCTGCGGTAGAGGCGCGAGAAGATATGTACCCGGACGCCCCAGAAAATTCTCTCGTACTCATCACCGAAGGCTGCTCGACGGACTTAGGCGATGAAGAATATGACGGCGAATTTGAT GATCTGTTCAGCAGTAGCATCGACATCCGTTCCGACGACGACAGTGCTATCGATAGTGAAGGCGCATTGGATTATCTTTAA
- the LOC133529971 gene encoding vacuolar protein sorting-associated protein 28 homolog, which translates to MQDTRPELYEEVKLYRNAREREKHDNMAELYAVVSTLQHLEKAYMRDLVRAQEYTAACSRLLVQYKVAFKQVQGTEFPNIEAFITKFRLDCPAALERIRENKPNLIKDDKGNTNKYIAEIVSLFITLMDKLRLEFRAMDMIQPELRDLRDTMDRLMMLPEDFEGKLKVQEWLDKLSEMSASDELSEAQGRQLIFDLETSYQAFNKFLHKD; encoded by the exons ATGCAAG ACACAAGACCTGAGTTATACGAAGAAGTTAAGCTCTACCGCAATGCCAGAGAGCGTGAAAA GCACGATAACATGGCAGAATTATATGCTGTAGTTAGTACACTTCAGCATCTCGAGAAAGCGTATATGAGGGACTTGGTTCGTGCTCAAGAGTATACTGCGGCGTGCAGCCGCCTGCTTGTGCAGTACAAGGTCGCGTTCAAGCAGGTGCAGGGCACGGAGTTCCCTAATATTGAGGCCTTCATTACAAAGTTTAGG TTAGACTGCCCTGCTGCGCTGGAGCGGATAAGAGAGAACAAGCCCAACCTGATCAAGGATGACAAGGGCAACACCAACAAATACATTGCTGAAATTGTTTCT CTATTTATTACCCTGATGGACAAGCTCCGTCTGGAGTTCCGTGCCATGGACATGATCCAGCCGGAGCTCCGGGACCTGAGGGATACCATGGACCGTCTCATGATGCTGCCCGAGGACTTTGAGGGGAAACTGAAG GTCCAGGAATGGCTGGACAAGCTGTCAGAGATGTCTGCTTCAGACGAGCTTTCCGAGGCGCAGGGGAGACAGCTCATCTTCGACCTGGAGACCTCCTACCAGGCCTTCAACAAGTTTCTGCACAAGGACTGA